TTCTTCCATTTCATGTATTCGTTGACATCTACATGATTGTAAAGAATAGAATCAGGCAATACATTAAACATACCACTATTGATATTATGCAAATGCGTATGACTATATCCATACAATAAACTGCCACCCATATGTTTTGCATCAAAACCAAGCCTGGCAGTATGACTGTTTTCCACAGGCTGCATCACACCCGTTACATCAGAGTAAGTCAGGCCACCATACAAAGGCTCCATCGCCGTACCCACTGCATGCCAGTTCGAATTAGCCCTGTTGTGATTATAACTATAAGAGCCATACCATTTATTATACCCTAACTGCACACTGGCGCCAGCCTTCTCTCCCCAGCCATAACCCGCAGTAGCACTGGCATTCCCATTAAAACCAACACGCCCGTTTTTCTTCAGCACAATGTTAATAATACCTGCATCGCCTTCTGAATCATACTTAGCACCCGGCGTAGTAAGTAGCTCAATCTTCTCTATATCATCCGCACGCATACCTCTTAATAACGCGACCACCTGTGTAACAGGCATCCGTAACAATTTCCCATTCAGCATCACCATCACACTACTCTTGCCATTCATAGAGATACTATTATTTCTATGATCAATCATAATACCTGGTGCACGTTCCAACACCTCCAGCGCTGCACTGCCCTTTGAGAGAATACTACTTTCCACATTCACCACCATACCCTCTTCCTGTTGCTGGTAAAGCGGCTTACTTCCCCGCACCACCACCTCTCCTAATTGCCGGCGATTCGGTTGCAATACCTGCACACCCAAATTTCCTATAGATGCAACGTATACATTCAACACCTGAAAGCCAATCGCATTCACCCGCAATACATATGCTCCTGCCGGTACTGCATCAATTTGAAATCCACCCTGTTCATCAGCAACTGCTCCTTTGAAAATGCTGCTATCAGCCGCTTTCAGCAAAATAACATTGGCAAAAGGAACCGGTATTCCTTGCTCATCCTGTAGTTGGCCACTTACCTGCGCCATGGCAGACGAGCAAATTGCGATGAAAGCGCATATCAGAAAAAGAGGTTTCATAATGCATGTTTTCAGCAAAAGAATCTAAAATCTCTCCCGCTGAAAAAAGCGTATGACCACCCGTAGTAAATAATTGATGAAACGCCGTCTTCCCATTCATGTATAACCAGCTGCATTTCACCATTTATCCCGGTTATTTCATATAATTATACCCGCCACCATGCAGGTTTTTCGTAAATTAGGAATATGGAAAAGCATTGGTTATTTCGTTACAGGCTCTACCATCTGCCATTCTGGGTCATGTATCATTATGCCTGGTGGGTGGTGTCTTACGGCGATCCGCTCAGGGCGGCCAATTCCATCCTGTTCACACCACATGCCGTCGAGTTCGCCTTTTATGTCGTCTTCCAGGCAGTAGCCGTGTATTTCAATTTATATTATCTCATTCCCCACTACCTCCAGAAAGGTAAGAACGCTGCCTACATGGGCTACCTGGCCCTCACCCTGGTCACAGCAACACTATGTATAGTAGGCGGATATTATTTAATACCGGCCCCCAGCGATCTTTGCTTTTGGGGTTTTGTAGGCAAAGTCCTGCCCAGTACCATCGCCAGCATGACCCTGGCCATGAGTATCAAACTCGCGAAGCACTGGATGAAAACAAAAGAAAGACAACAATTACTGGAAAAAGAAAAACTGGAAACGGAACTCAGGTTCCTCCGTAACCAGTTTAATCCACATTTCCTGTTCAACAGCATTAATTCCATCTTCTTTCTCATCCATAAAAACCCGGATGTCGCCAGCGCTTCACTCGCTAAATTTTCGGAGTTACTAAGACATCAGTTGTACGAATGCAACGAACATCACATTCCACTCGACAAGGAAATCAATTTCCTGGAGAACTTTATTGAACTGGAAAAACTAAGACAAAATAAGAACACGCGTATACAGGTTCATTTCACTGACAAACCCGTACCACAGCTAACGATAGCACCCTTTATATTAATGACATTTATTGAAAATGCATTCAAGCATGTATCAGGGAATGAGGCGAACTGGATCAATATTTACCTGGAACTGGAAGGAGAAACGCTGGTATTCAGGGTGAGCAACAGTACGACTGACAAGGCTTGCAGCGAATACAGCGGCATCGGCTTACAGAATGTAAAACGAAGACTGGACCTCTTATACCCAAATGCGTACTGCCTGGAAATAAAAGAATCCACAGATCATTTCAG
This window of the Chitinophaga sancti genome carries:
- a CDS encoding sensor histidine kinase → MEKHWLFRYRLYHLPFWVMYHYAWWVVSYGDPLRAANSILFTPHAVEFAFYVVFQAVAVYFNLYYLIPHYLQKGKNAAYMGYLALTLVTATLCIVGGYYLIPAPSDLCFWGFVGKVLPSTIASMTLAMSIKLAKHWMKTKERQQLLEKEKLETELRFLRNQFNPHFLFNSINSIFFLIHKNPDVASASLAKFSELLRHQLYECNEHHIPLDKEINFLENFIELEKLRQNKNTRIQVHFTDKPVPQLTIAPFILMTFIENAFKHVSGNEANWINIYLELEGETLVFRVSNSTTDKACSEYSGIGLQNVKRRLDLLYPNAYCLEIKESTDHFSVQLQITSFSGNAVETLPLAI